In the Pseudochaenichthys georgianus chromosome 1, fPseGeo1.2, whole genome shotgun sequence genome, one interval contains:
- the LOC117451089 gene encoding homeobox protein Nkx-2.5-like has translation MLLRGLHFLGAAEQELDDMMLQSPLTSTPFSVKDILKMEQQQQQQQQAGSLELQHRVQPQQLPGSPPQPQRFQTPPSCMLAAARESPSFSDGEDNLAYLSALAVRGEEDRGDTSLSPDMYGHPGLQGAKLEANELGEHESKSCGLVSRQEASEGGQADCDRPAQKQRSRRRPRVLFSQAQVFELERRFKLQRYLSAPEREHLASSLKLTSNQVKIWFQNRRYKCKRQRQDKSLEAAGQHHPPPPRRVAVPVLVRDGKPCLGGGQTYSGAPYGSNPYTYNGYPAYTYNNPAYNSNYSCTYTSIPSLPPSSGSSAFMNMNLGNVSSLGGSTQAQPHQGTSVASCQGSLQGIRAW, from the exons ATGTTACTCCGTGGGCTTCATTTCCTCGGAGCCGCAGAGCAGGAGCTGGATGACATGATGCTGCAGAGTCCGCTCACCTCCACGCCGTTTTCCGTCAAGGATATCCTGAAaatggagcagcagcagcagcagcagcagcaggccgggTCTCTGGAGCTCCAGCACCGGGTCCAACCCCAGCAGTTACCCGGTTCTCCTCCCCAGCCGCAGCGCTTCCAGACCCCACCGTCCTGCATGCTCGCAGCGGCCCGGGAGAGTCCTTCGTTTTCGGACGGAGAGGACAACCTGGCGTACCTGAGCGCGCTGGCGGTGCGCGGAGAGGAGGACCGCGGGGACACCAGCCTCTCCCCGGACATGTACGGGCACCCCGGCCTGCAGGGAGCCAAGCTGGAGGCCAACGAGCTGGGGGAGCATGAGAGCA AGAGCTGCGGTCTGGTGTCCCGGCAGGAGGCCTCGGAGGGCGGGCAGGCTGACTGCGATCGGCCTGCGCAGAAGCAGCGGAGCCGGCGGAGGCCCCGCGTGCTCTTCTCCCAGGCGCAGGTCTTCGAGCTCGAGCGTCGCTTCAAGCTGCAGCGATACCTGTCCGCCCCGGAGCGGGAGCACCTGGCGTCCAGCCTCAAACTCACCTCCAACCAGGTGAAGATCTGGTTCCAGAACCGCCGATACAAGTGCAAGAGGCAGCGGCAGGACAAGTCTCTGGAGGCGGCGGGGCAGCACCACCCTCCGCCGCCGAGACGCGTCGCTGTGCCGGTGTTAGTCCGGGACGGGAAGCCTTGTTTGGGGGGAGGGCAGACGTACTCCGGTGCTCCGTATGGATCCAACCCGTATACCTATAACGGATACCCGGCGTATACTTACAATAACCCCGCTTATAACAGCAACTACAGCTGCACATACACCAGCATCCCCTCCCTGCCCCCCTCCAGCGGCTCCAGCGCTTTCATGAACATGAACTTGGGAAATGTGAGCAGCCTCGGAGGATCCACACAGGCCCAACCTCACCAAGGGACATCGGTCGCATCCTGCCAGGGCTCCCTGCAGGGCATCCGGGCCTGGTAG